One Cynocephalus volans isolate mCynVol1 chromosome 5, mCynVol1.pri, whole genome shotgun sequence DNA window includes the following coding sequences:
- the IFNGR1 gene encoding interferon gamma receptor 1 → MAVLALLFLITQVVSRAAMGTAEPETFSVPVPTNVTIESYNMNPVLYWEYQVMPQTPVFTVQVKKYLGGVWNNACVNISHHSCNIFDQIDDPSDSLWARVKARVGQEESRYALSKEFILCRHGKIGPPRVDIREKENQIIVNIFHPTSMINGEEWGTIYENSCDTFMYNVYVRVNESEVLERRHIETEDDCNETQCHLSIPVSSVNSRYCVSVEGYSNTWEVTTEKSEEICITVFTTSMKDSIWIPVVAAFVLFLVLILVFVGCLIKKNLFKRKSVMLPKSLLSVVKSATSETKPESKYVSLIISYQPVVPENEKVICDEQVSPAAISGMHAEDNSGKVEHREERSSETEVVTTEGNISDMASGSLLTPIKREDSFRSSSNQSEPCSVTLNVYHSRNGSDSGLVGSDSFLLDSEFTPNNKTEIKTQGQESITLRTAPTSFGYDKPHVLVDLLVDDGGKESLIGYRLTGHSKELS, encoded by the exons TGCCTGTACCAACCAATGTTACTATTGAGTCCTATAACATGAACCCTGTTCTATATTGGGAATACCAGGTCATGCCACAGACCCCTGTTTTTACCGTCCAGGTGAAGAAGTATCT GGGAGGAGTGTGGAACAATGCCTGTGTCAATATCTCTCATCATAGTTGTAATATTTTTGACCAAATTGATGATCCGTCAGATTCTCTCTGGGCCAGAGTTAAAGCTAGGGTTGGACAAGAGGAATCTCGTTATGCATTGTCAAAAGAATTCATTTTGTGCCGACATG GAAAAATTGGACCACCTAGAGTGGAtatcagagagaaggaaaaccaaATCATTGTTAACATATTTCACCCTACAAGTATGATAAATGGAGAAGAGTGGGGAACTATTTATGAGAATTCTTGTGATACATTCATGTACAATGTGTATGTGAGAGTGAATGAAAGTGAG gTTCTAGAGAGAAGACACATAGAGACAGAAGATGATTGCAACGAGACTCAGTGCCATTTGAGTATTCCAGTGTCTTCAGTGAATTCTCGGTACTGTGTTTCAGTAGAAGGATACTCAAACACATGGGAAGTTACAACTGAAAAGTCAGAAGAAATTTGTATTACTGTTTTCACTACCAGCATGAAAG attccatttgGATTCCAGTTGTTGCTGCTTTTGTACTCTTTCTAGTACTCATCCTGGTATTTGTAGGGTGTCTTATTAAGAAGAATCTATTTAAGAGAAAAAGCGTAATGTTACCCAAGTCTTTg ctCTCTGTGGTAAAAAGTGCCACTTCAGAGACAAAACCTGAATCCAAATATGTATCGCTCATCATATCATACCAGCCAGTTGTGCCAGAAAATGAGAAGGTGATCTGTGATGAGCAGGTGTCTCCAGCAGCAATTTCAGGCATGCATGCTGAAGACAATTCAGGAAAAGTAGAACACAGAGAAGAACGTTCCAGTGAGACAGAAGTGGTGACTACTGAAGGAAACATTTCTGACATGGCCTCTGGCAGCCTTCTGACTCCAATAAAGAGAGAGGATTCTTTCCGTTCAAGTAGTAACCAGTCTGAACCCTGCAGCGTCACTTTAAACGTATATCACTCCAGAAATGGTTCTGATAGTGGCCTTGTGGGATCAGACAGCTTTTTATTGGACTCAGAGTTTACCccaaataataaaactgaaataaagacACAAGGGCAAGAGTCCATAACACTGAGAACCGCCCCCACCTCTTTCGGTTACGATAAACCGCATGTGCTAGTGGATCTGCTTGTGGATGACGGTGGTAAAGAGTCCTTGATTGGTTATAGACTTACAGGACATTCCAAAGAATTGTCATAA